Proteins from one Xenopus tropicalis strain Nigerian chromosome 1, UCB_Xtro_10.0, whole genome shotgun sequence genomic window:
- the pop5 gene encoding ribonuclease P/MRP protein subunit POP5, whose protein sequence is MRFKSRYLLCELVLEDPRWRQNISQGTVVYNVREAIARTHGDFGAAACAVSLSVKYLNVYTGVLLLRCRKDFYQLLWSSLPFITSLDNRGQRIPCFINTLHVGGTIRTCQKFLIQYNKNQLLQLMKNCTNAAEKEAIRQSLQSCSLKSLEEPEFVLSKNEENE, encoded by the exons ATGCGGTTCAAATCTCG GTACTTGCTGTGTGAGCTGGTGCTGGAGGATCCTCGTTGGAGACAGAACATCTCCCAGGGGACAGTTGTGTATAACGTAAGGGAAGCGATAGCGCGAACTCATGGGGATTTCGGAGCCGCAGCTTGCGCTGTATCCTTGTCAG TTAAATACCTCAATGTGTACACTGGAGTTCTTCTTCTTAGGTGTCGTAAGGATTTTTACCAGCTCCTGTGGTCCTCTCTTCCTTTTATTACTAGCTTGGATAATAGAGGCCAGCGCATTCCATGTTTCATAAACACATTACATGTTGGGG GTACAATACGCACTTGTCAGAAATTCCTTATTCAATACAACAAAAATCAGCTGCTACAGTTAATGAAGAATTGCACCAATGCAG CGGAGAAAGAAGCTATCCGCCAATCATTACAAAGCTGTTCCTTGAAAAGCTTGGAAGAACCCGAATTTGTGCTCAGCAAAAATGAGGAGAATGAGTGA